The following are encoded in a window of Ferribacterium limneticum genomic DNA:
- a CDS encoding thymidylate synthase, whose product MQPYLDLMRHVLGNGHEKSDRTGTGTRSVFGWQMRFDLAKGFPMVTTKKLHLKSIVHELLWFLQGDTNIAYLKENGVRIWDEWADENGDLGPVYGKQWRRWETPDGRLIDQITQLVNSLKNNPDSRRHIVSAWNPGDVDSMALPPCHCLFQFYVANGKLSCQLYQRSADIFLGVPFNIASYALLTLMLAQVCGYQPGEFVHTFGDAHIYSNHFEQAELQLSRETRPLPTMWINPTVNDIFAFKFEDFRLDGYDPHPHIAAQVAI is encoded by the coding sequence ATGCAGCCTTACCTTGACCTGATGCGCCACGTTCTCGGGAACGGGCACGAAAAATCCGACCGTACCGGCACCGGTACGCGCTCGGTCTTTGGCTGGCAGATGCGTTTCGATCTAGCCAAGGGCTTTCCGATGGTGACGACCAAGAAGCTCCATCTGAAATCCATCGTTCACGAATTGCTGTGGTTCCTGCAGGGCGACACCAACATCGCTTACCTCAAGGAAAACGGTGTTCGCATCTGGGACGAATGGGCCGACGAAAACGGTGACCTCGGGCCGGTCTACGGCAAGCAATGGCGCCGCTGGGAAACCCCGGATGGCCGCCTGATCGACCAGATCACGCAACTGGTCAACAGCCTCAAAAACAACCCGGACTCGCGTCGCCACATTGTTTCGGCGTGGAATCCGGGCGATGTGGACAGCATGGCACTGCCGCCCTGCCACTGCCTGTTCCAGTTCTATGTGGCGAATGGCAAGCTGTCCTGCCAGCTCTACCAGCGCAGCGCTGACATCTTTCTCGGTGTGCCCTTCAACATAGCCTCCTACGCCTTGCTGACCCTCATGCTGGCCCAGGTCTGCGGCTACCAGCCGGGTGAGTTTGTGCACACCTTCGGCGACGCACACATCTATTCGAATCATTTTGAGCAGGCCGAACTGCAGTTGTCCCGCGAAACACGCCCGCTACCGACGATGTGGATCAATCCGACGGTCAACGACATTTTTGCCTTCAAATTCGAAGACTTCCGTCTCGACGGCTACGACCCGCATCCGCACATCGCCGCCCAGGTGGCCATCTGA
- the pgi gene encoding glucose-6-phosphate isomerase — protein sequence MQVPLRPAWLALAEHARSIKHRHLRDLFSADPARFYRYSIQADNLLLDYSKQRLDQHTMGLLRQLAEQAGLRTWIERMRAGEPINHTEGRPVRHADLRAGDTAPSEVKAVLARLAGFCEQIHGGQWRGFSGERITDVVNIGIGGSDLGPRMAVHALAAFQQPDINVHFVSNLDSADLASTLTRLNPRSTLFIVASKTFTTLETMANAGTARNWIVAAAGNEAAIARHFVAASTNLAATAEFGIAPENVFEFWDWVGGRFSLWSAIGLPIALAVGFRHFEQLLAGAHAMDEHFFKAAPDSNLPLTLALVALWNTNFLDAHSQGVFPYSHSLALLPSHLQQLEMESNGKRANRDGLAVDYPTNPILWGAAGTNGQHSFFQLLHQGSELVACDFIALGKSDFPLPGHHSGLLANCLAQSSALAFGQTVDEARVAGIPEHLLPFRRFPGNQPSSTLVLPELTPFTLGQLIALYEHKVFCLGVLWNLNSFDQWGVELGKQLAGKLAPCIRDEAPTDGLDPSTRGLINHLRRFRSTPHD from the coding sequence ATGCAGGTACCACTTCGTCCCGCTTGGCTCGCGCTGGCCGAACACGCGCGCAGCATCAAGCACCGCCACCTGCGCGACCTATTTTCGGCTGATCCGGCCCGTTTCTATCGTTACTCGATACAGGCCGACAATCTCCTGCTCGACTACTCGAAACAGCGCCTCGACCAGCACACCATGGGCTTGTTGCGGCAACTGGCCGAACAGGCCGGATTGCGTACCTGGATCGAGCGTATGCGCGCTGGCGAGCCGATCAATCACACGGAAGGACGCCCCGTCCGCCATGCCGACCTGCGCGCTGGTGACACTGCGCCGTCCGAGGTCAAAGCCGTGCTCGCCCGCCTGGCCGGCTTTTGCGAACAGATACATGGCGGCCAGTGGCGAGGCTTTTCGGGCGAACGCATCACGGATGTCGTCAATATCGGCATCGGCGGTTCCGATCTTGGCCCACGCATGGCGGTTCATGCCCTGGCGGCCTTCCAGCAGCCAGACATCAACGTCCATTTCGTCTCCAACCTCGACAGCGCCGATCTGGCCAGCACGCTGACCCGCCTCAATCCACGCAGCACGCTGTTCATCGTTGCCAGCAAGACCTTCACGACGCTGGAAACGATGGCCAACGCGGGTACCGCGCGCAACTGGATAGTCGCCGCGGCCGGCAACGAAGCGGCCATTGCCCGGCATTTCGTCGCCGCCTCGACCAATCTGGCCGCCACGGCCGAATTCGGCATCGCCCCGGAAAACGTCTTCGAGTTCTGGGACTGGGTGGGCGGCCGTTTCTCGCTGTGGTCGGCCATCGGCCTGCCCATTGCGCTGGCCGTTGGTTTCCGCCATTTCGAGCAACTGCTCGCCGGCGCCCACGCCATGGACGAGCATTTCTTCAAGGCCGCGCCCGACAGCAATCTGCCGCTGACGCTGGCCCTCGTCGCGCTGTGGAACACCAACTTCCTCGACGCCCACAGCCAAGGCGTTTTTCCCTATAGCCACTCGCTGGCCTTGCTGCCCTCGCACCTGCAGCAGCTCGAAATGGAAAGCAACGGCAAGCGCGCCAACCGCGACGGTCTGGCAGTCGATTACCCGACCAATCCGATTTTGTGGGGCGCCGCCGGAACCAACGGCCAGCACTCGTTCTTCCAGTTGTTGCATCAGGGCAGCGAGCTGGTGGCCTGCGATTTCATTGCGTTGGGCAAATCCGATTTTCCGCTGCCCGGTCACCACAGCGGCCTGCTCGCCAACTGCCTCGCCCAATCGTCGGCGCTGGCTTTCGGCCAGACCGTCGACGAAGCGCGGGTCGCCGGAATTCCCGAGCATTTGTTGCCGTTCCGCCGCTTCCCGGGCAATCAGCCGTCATCAACGCTGGTTCTGCCCGAACTGACCCCTTTCACGCTGGGTCAGCTCATCGCCCTCTACGAACACAAAGTCTTCTGCCTTGGCGTGCTGTGGAATCTCAATTCGTTCGACCAGTGGGGCGTCGAGCTCGGCAAGCAACTGGCTGGCAAGCTCGCCCCTTGCATACGCGACGAGGCACCGACTGACGGTCTCGACCCGTCGACGCGCGGACTGATCAATCATTTGCGCCGTTTCCGGAGCACTCCTCATGACTGA
- a CDS encoding dihydrofolate reductase, with translation MTEVVIIAAVAKNRVIGKDNQLIWNIPEDMAHFKALTAGHTVIMGRKTWESLPPRFRPLPGRRNIVISRQADYAAPGAQLADSLENALKLASTADTVFIIGGEQIYAQAMVLADRLEITEVDLEPEGDAWFPEVSTVNWKKTSNLKSAGCAFVTYRKQ, from the coding sequence ATGACTGAAGTCGTCATCATTGCCGCCGTGGCAAAGAACCGCGTGATCGGCAAGGATAACCAGCTGATCTGGAACATCCCGGAAGACATGGCGCACTTCAAGGCGCTGACCGCCGGCCATACGGTGATCATGGGGCGCAAGACCTGGGAGTCGCTGCCACCGCGCTTTCGCCCGCTGCCCGGCCGGCGCAACATCGTAATCAGCCGGCAGGCCGACTACGCCGCGCCCGGTGCCCAATTGGCCGATTCGCTGGAAAACGCCCTGAAACTGGCGTCGACCGCGGACACCGTTTTCATTATCGGCGGCGAGCAGATCTACGCCCAGGCGATGGTGCTGGCTGACCGTCTCGAAATCACCGAAGTCGACCTCGAACCCGAGGGCGATGCGTGGTTTCCCGAGGTTTCCACGGTCAACTGGAAAAAAACGTCAAATTTGAAAAGCGCGGGCTGCGCTTTCGTGACCTACCGGAAGCAGTAA